One stretch of Nitratiruptor tergarcus DSM 16512 DNA includes these proteins:
- a CDS encoding TorD/DmsD family molecular chaperone, with product MDNKARAFVYAFLSRVFEKELGKKEIEDLKKSPDLLAAIGEETKNYFNATDTQEIEEALNIDFNSLFIINSQPVESLVIDSTGEILVGLQNPVMFFYFENGYEIDMNRTEILAPDHLAIEFGFMQNLAYRDEDKTALKFLQNHLLQWVPPYLLAMQKVAQTPFYKDICDFTTDYLFSDYELLRKEIGDDGV from the coding sequence GTGGACAATAAAGCAAGAGCATTTGTGTATGCATTTTTATCAAGAGTCTTTGAAAAAGAGTTAGGAAAAAAAGAGATTGAAGATCTCAAAAAGAGCCCCGATCTTCTTGCAGCTATTGGAGAAGAGACAAAAAACTACTTCAATGCTACTGATACACAGGAGATAGAGGAGGCTCTCAATATCGATTTTAACTCCCTTTTTATAATAAATTCGCAACCAGTTGAATCACTTGTTATTGATTCAACCGGAGAGATTTTGGTGGGACTGCAAAATCCTGTTATGTTCTTCTATTTTGAAAATGGGTATGAGATAGATATGAACCGCACAGAAATCTTGGCTCCCGATCATTTGGCAATAGAGTTTGGATTTATGCAAAACCTGGCATATAGAGATGAGGACAAGACTGCACTTAAATTTTTACAAAATCATCTTTTACAGTGGGTACCTCCCTATTTACTCGCGATGCAAAAGGTAGCACAAACGCCATTTTATAAAGATATTTGTGATTTTACTACTGATTATCTTTTTAGTGACTATGAGCTTTTACGTAAGGAAATAGGTGATGATGGAGTATAA
- a CDS encoding 4Fe-4S dicluster domain-containing protein, translating to MSKRQLAMVMDLNKCIGCQTCTVACKTQWTNRNGREYMYWNNVETYPGDGYPKKWMELGGGFDAAGDLQPGIIPNIEADYGVPWDYNYESLAEQNLLSDKPEPGFRPDQSPTWGPNWDEDEGAGNFPMDNYFFYLPRICNHCSNPGCLSACPRDAIFKREEDGVVLVDLDRCQGYRYCIAGCPYKKIYFNPKISKSEKCILCFPRIEQGLPPACAQSCVGRIRFVGFLDDEESQVYKLVHKYKVALPLRPDYGTQPNVYYVPPTEAPPKFDENGKIIEGSNRIPIEELEKLFGPAVHDAIKTIKAEREKRKKTGKSELMDILIAYQHQDMFRLDHNYYVEVAKKKGMKPLPLVDERYVAGKHTKPSSISHFKVHA from the coding sequence ATGTCTAAAAGACAACTAGCAATGGTAATGGATCTGAATAAATGTATCGGATGCCAAACCTGTACAGTCGCATGTAAAACACAATGGACCAATAGAAATGGTCGTGAATATATGTACTGGAATAATGTTGAAACATATCCAGGCGATGGATATCCAAAAAAATGGATGGAGCTTGGTGGTGGTTTTGATGCTGCAGGCGATCTCCAGCCTGGCATCATTCCAAATATTGAAGCAGATTATGGTGTGCCTTGGGATTACAACTATGAGTCACTTGCAGAACAAAACTTATTGAGTGATAAACCAGAGCCTGGTTTTAGACCAGATCAAAGTCCAACATGGGGACCAAACTGGGATGAAGATGAGGGAGCAGGTAACTTCCCAATGGACAATTACTTCTTCTATCTTCCACGGATTTGTAACCACTGTTCAAATCCAGGATGTCTTAGCGCTTGTCCAAGAGATGCAATTTTTAAACGAGAAGAGGATGGTGTAGTTTTAGTGGATCTTGATAGATGTCAGGGATACCGCTACTGTATCGCGGGATGTCCATATAAAAAGATCTATTTCAATCCAAAAATCTCTAAGAGTGAAAAGTGTATTCTCTGTTTCCCAAGAATTGAGCAGGGACTCCCGCCAGCCTGTGCACAGAGCTGTGTTGGTCGTATTCGATTCGTAGGCTTTTTGGATGATGAAGAGAGTCAAGTTTATAAATTGGTACATAAATATAAAGTTGCATTGCCACTCAGACCAGATTACGGCACACAGCCAAATGTTTACTATGTACCGCCAACAGAAGCGCCACCAAAATTTGATGAAAATGGTAAAATTATTGAAGGCAGCAACAGGATTCCTATTGAAGAGCTAGAAAAACTCTTTGGACCAGCAGTACATGATGCTATTAAAACAATCAAAGCTGAGCGTGAAAAACGTAAAAAGACTGGGAAATCAGAGCTTATGGATATATTGATTGCATATCAGCATCAAGATATGTTTAGACTCGACCATAATTACTATGTAGAAGTTGCGAAGAAGAAAGGTATGAAGCCACTGCCACTTGTTGATGAGAGATATGTGGCTGGAAAACATACAAAACCATCTTCAATATCTCATTTTAAGGTGCACGCATGA
- a CDS encoding VWA domain-containing protein produces MSFLYPYLLFFTIPALLLTFLIKKKRAKLPFNPKIVIANQSVNYLLLPFVLALVIVALARPVLKKPLLAQKSVQPLFIAIDFSNSMRAEGRLEKAKRIALDLIQEAPFKISLLIFTTNPLIIAPPTSDKEALKMALASINQDAILTKGTDFAKLLEFIGEFEGKKNLVIISDGGDFKDPSILEKIAKKHDIAIYSVGVGSRSGALIPTREGYLKSEGKLVVTKRNPNFEKLGNFYDEQNYLAIVDDIDKELSQQQQNEIVELFWIPLLIAFLLYFHAYTTLFEKLRTKKLFLLALAIGVHASLLDEFALQRGYKQIKNHQYSDAVQTLSSIPYLEARYAYAVALFHLGKVPEALKVFKTIRSKDPKVKAKIYYNIGLCYEKMRKYEEALRFFIKACQLQRDGKCLKKIEKLAFKKNQKKQLLPFAKQKIVPKAGKKGEKSKQKSAGGSNINLAMQSGSAQGGKKSRGGSLSKKGEAHPVSSKVYELINKGYIDEKRPW; encoded by the coding sequence ATGAGCTTTTTATATCCATATCTTCTCTTTTTTACAATACCAGCACTTTTACTCACCTTTTTAATAAAGAAAAAACGCGCAAAACTTCCATTTAATCCAAAAATTGTTATAGCAAACCAAAGTGTCAATTATCTGCTCTTACCCTTTGTTCTTGCTTTAGTCATAGTTGCACTTGCTAGGCCAGTTCTCAAAAAACCGCTTCTAGCGCAAAAATCCGTCCAGCCACTCTTTATAGCTATCGATTTTTCCAACTCGATGCGTGCTGAAGGGCGACTTGAAAAAGCAAAGAGGATCGCACTTGATTTAATACAAGAAGCCCCTTTTAAAATTTCTTTGCTTATTTTTACTACCAATCCACTCATTATCGCTCCTCCAACAAGTGATAAAGAGGCATTAAAAATGGCACTTGCAAGTATCAATCAAGATGCAATTTTGACAAAAGGCACCGATTTTGCAAAACTGTTGGAGTTTATAGGAGAGTTTGAAGGGAAAAAGAATCTTGTTATTATCAGCGATGGGGGAGATTTTAAAGATCCATCAATATTGGAAAAAATAGCGAAAAAGCATGATATAGCAATATATAGTGTTGGTGTTGGAAGTCGCAGTGGTGCACTCATTCCAACACGTGAAGGGTATCTTAAAAGTGAAGGCAAGCTTGTAGTAACAAAACGCAACCCCAATTTTGAAAAACTTGGGAACTTTTATGATGAGCAAAATTATCTTGCAATTGTAGATGATATTGATAAAGAGCTGAGTCAGCAGCAGCAAAATGAGATTGTAGAGCTTTTTTGGATTCCGCTCTTGATTGCATTTTTGCTTTATTTCCATGCCTATACCACACTTTTTGAAAAGCTCCGTACAAAAAAACTTTTTCTTCTTGCTTTGGCTATAGGTGTGCATGCTTCATTATTGGATGAATTTGCACTCCAAAGAGGCTATAAGCAAATAAAAAATCACCAATATAGTGATGCTGTGCAAACGCTCTCTTCCATACCCTATCTTGAAGCACGCTATGCTTACGCGGTAGCGCTCTTTCATCTTGGGAAAGTTCCTGAAGCTCTTAAAGTTTTTAAAACAATACGGAGCAAAGATCCAAAAGTAAAAGCAAAAATCTACTACAACATAGGTCTTTGCTATGAAAAGATGAGAAAGTATGAAGAGGCGTTGCGCTTTTTTATCAAAGCCTGTCAACTGCAAAGAGATGGAAAATGCCTCAAAAAAATAGAAAAGCTTGCTTTCAAAAAAAATCAAAAAAAGCAGCTTCTCCCCTTTGCGAAGCAAAAGATCGTACCAAAGGCAGGAAAAAAGGGCGAAAAGAGCAAACAAAAAAGCGCAGGAGGATCTAATATCAATCTTGCAATGCAGAGTGGAAGTGCACAAGGGGGCAAGAAGAGTAGGGGAGGGAGTCTTAGCAAAAAAGGAGAGGCACATCCAGTTAGTTCAAAAGTATATGAGTTAATTAATAAAGGATATATTGATGAGAAGCGTCCTTGGTAG
- a CDS encoding DUF58 domain-containing protein, translating into MIDTLIIKTKRDVFSKSSGVFSSSQLGEGFDFYEMREYNYGEDARKIDWLVSAKLQKPYVRIYQEEKLRNIVLVFLLGGSLYFGSKRLKIETLLEAFLLIALSGVRMGERVIGVADTMQQLPNIFTVEQFVKDVTARKLLGRSVTLDLQSLFYAIHEKSLVIFLGDFLDPIDLRLFAAKHEVIALVARDSIENTSLHSACEVVDCESLRERSVVFHKKTLSSYRSNIQQALEQNFKEFQKLHIDYLELYDTDEVFGKLAKFFIGR; encoded by the coding sequence ATGATTGATACACTCATAATAAAGACAAAAAGAGATGTTTTTAGTAAAAGCAGTGGTGTTTTTAGTTCCTCACAGCTAGGAGAGGGGTTTGATTTTTATGAGATGCGTGAATATAACTATGGAGAAGATGCAAGAAAAATAGACTGGCTTGTGAGTGCCAAACTGCAAAAGCCGTATGTGCGCATCTATCAAGAAGAGAAACTGCGCAATATTGTACTTGTCTTTTTGCTTGGAGGCTCACTCTATTTTGGATCAAAGCGACTGAAAATCGAAACTCTTTTAGAAGCCTTTTTACTCATTGCTTTAAGTGGCGTGCGGATGGGAGAGAGAGTGATTGGCGTTGCCGATACGATGCAGCAGCTACCTAATATTTTCACTGTGGAGCAGTTTGTAAAAGATGTAACAGCAAGAAAGCTTCTTGGCAGGAGTGTAACACTCGATCTCCAGTCGCTCTTTTACGCAATTCATGAAAAATCACTTGTAATCTTTTTAGGAGATTTTTTAGATCCTATAGATTTACGCCTCTTTGCTGCAAAGCATGAAGTAATTGCGCTTGTAGCGAGAGACTCTATAGAAAACACATCGTTGCATAGTGCATGTGAGGTTGTGGACTGTGAGAGTCTTAGAGAAAGAAGTGTAGTCTTTCATAAAAAGACTCTTAGCTCATACCGCTCAAATATACAGCAAGCTCTGGAGCAAAATTTTAAGGAGTTTCAAAAACTCCATATAGACTATCTGGAACTGTATGATACGGATGAGGTTTTTGGAAAATTAGCAAAATTTTTTATAGGAAGATAG
- a CDS encoding vWA domain-containing protein: MHFSFEYPFAFFWLFILFCFFRCKREYCKIYFAKTNFLPRTLLSKDYLPLIIAALFITALASPFTYSAFAKSGKKGRDLVLAIDASGSMGGDFGQRSKFDTLIDLARTFIQHRYDDNIGVVVFGTFAYPASPITYDTKALQFLLNYLELSIAGNNTAIGDAIMEAVKMLKKSDAKEKVIVLFTDGYHNSGSISPKQAVKEAKKIKAKIYTVGIGEEFDKKLLERIAKETGGESFSAKDEKALAAVMERIDELEKSPLRSGVYIDKRTLFPWIGIALVGLLLYDIRRKI, encoded by the coding sequence ATGCACTTTAGTTTTGAATACCCTTTTGCATTTTTTTGGCTTTTTATACTTTTTTGTTTTTTTCGCTGCAAAAGAGAGTATTGCAAAATCTATTTTGCAAAAACTAACTTCTTACCACGCACACTTTTAAGCAAAGATTATCTCCCTCTCATTATCGCAGCTCTTTTTATCACTGCCCTTGCTTCACCATTTACCTATTCGGCTTTTGCAAAGAGTGGAAAAAAGGGGCGCGATCTTGTGCTAGCTATCGATGCAAGCGGTTCTATGGGAGGAGATTTTGGTCAAAGAAGTAAATTTGATACTCTCATTGATCTTGCTCGTACCTTTATTCAGCATCGCTACGATGACAACATTGGTGTGGTAGTCTTTGGTACCTTTGCATACCCTGCAAGTCCAATAACATACGATACTAAGGCACTGCAGTTTTTATTAAACTATCTTGAACTCTCTATTGCAGGCAATAATACTGCCATAGGCGATGCGATTATGGAAGCGGTGAAGATGCTCAAAAAAAGCGATGCAAAAGAGAAGGTCATTGTACTCTTTACAGATGGTTACCACAATAGCGGAAGTATCTCACCAAAACAGGCAGTAAAAGAGGCAAAAAAGATTAAAGCCAAAATTTATACTGTAGGAATTGGAGAGGAATTTGACAAAAAACTGCTTGAACGAATCGCTAAAGAGACAGGGGGAGAGAGTTTTAGTGCAAAAGATGAGAAGGCTTTGGCTGCAGTAATGGAACGCATTGATGAGCTTGAAAAGAGTCCTCTGCGCAGTGGCGTCTATATCGATAAACGAACTCTTTTCCCTTGGATTGGAATAGCGTTAGTAGGGTTATTGCTCTATGATATAAGGCGAAAAATATGA
- a CDS encoding 4Fe-4S binding protein yields MMEYKQKGKLFTFDLLKCLRTDYFHNDCKKCMEICPENAFYFDRKRLSIDFDKCTNCSVCLGVCPTEALTLDFFDPNDYILKNETHLSCKKDIPCLSAFSSEHFITIALRHGTLSCDLSHCEGCHLNPENKTLHSIRERLEEAKRFLDESGAEAVIEEKPYQEDRRGFFKAIFSAAKETTKEEKLSSLQSDLNRVPLKLTLLKNSLKKASKDLTNKEISTAYSFLGNKKIDENCTNCRDCVQFCPTNALFTSSEGDAIWFIAGKCIDCAICNGICKPKSITDAQTLDLVAFAFDRGEELIHHQIEICSECKTPFAYKSGEMLCDRCKSFVDEFADIFKLASDME; encoded by the coding sequence ATGATGGAGTATAAGCAAAAAGGAAAGCTCTTTACCTTTGATCTGCTTAAATGTTTGCGTACTGACTATTTTCATAATGACTGTAAAAAATGTATGGAGATCTGTCCTGAAAATGCATTCTATTTTGATCGCAAACGTTTGAGTATCGATTTCGATAAATGTACTAACTGCTCTGTATGTCTTGGTGTCTGTCCAACTGAGGCTCTTACTTTAGATTTTTTTGACCCAAACGATTACATACTTAAGAATGAGACACATCTTTCATGCAAAAAAGATATACCATGTTTGAGTGCATTTTCAAGCGAGCACTTTATTACTATCGCTTTGCGTCATGGCACTTTAAGCTGTGATCTTTCACATTGTGAGGGGTGCCATCTCAATCCAGAGAATAAGACACTTCACTCAATCCGTGAGCGACTTGAAGAGGCTAAGCGATTTTTAGATGAGAGTGGTGCAGAAGCTGTTATTGAAGAAAAACCTTATCAAGAGGATAGAAGAGGCTTTTTTAAAGCGATTTTTAGTGCAGCCAAAGAGACAACAAAAGAAGAAAAGCTCTCCTCCTTGCAAAGCGATCTCAATAGAGTCCCTTTGAAGCTCACACTTTTGAAAAACTCTTTAAAAAAAGCGAGCAAAGATCTTACAAATAAAGAGATAAGCACTGCGTATAGCTTTCTTGGCAATAAAAAGATTGATGAGAATTGTACAAACTGTAGAGATTGTGTGCAGTTTTGCCCTACAAATGCGCTGTTTACTTCCAGTGAGGGAGATGCTATCTGGTTTATTGCAGGTAAATGTATCGATTGTGCAATATGTAACGGTATTTGTAAACCAAAGTCGATTACAGATGCGCAGACTCTCGATCTCGTAGCCTTTGCTTTTGATAGAGGTGAAGAGCTGATTCATCACCAAATTGAGATTTGTAGTGAGTGTAAAACTCCATTTGCCTATAAGAGTGGGGAAATGCTGTGTGACCGCTGCAAAAGTTTTGTAGATGAGTTTGCTGATATATTTAAACTTGCAAGTGATATGGAGTAA
- a CDS encoding AAA family ATPase has translation MQIIQALKNEVKRVIVGQEDMLDAIIVALLSEGHILLEGMPGLAKTTTIKTFAHVVGLKFQRVQFTPDLLPSDIIGANIYNPAESRFYIRRGPIFTNLLLADEINRAPAKVQSALLEAMQERQVTIDKESYRLDEPFVVMATQNPIEQEGTYNLPEAQLDRFMMKIVLTYNTKDEEFEILNRSEKGFATDFAQVITKEDLLQAKEQVSKIFIDDALKRYILDIIFATRKHPDLFYGSSPRGSIDLLKAAKAKAYMRGSDFVTPRDILEMAKPVLRHRVILSYEAKASGKDSDKILDEILTKVPMP, from the coding sequence ATGCAAATCATCCAAGCACTAAAAAATGAGGTAAAAAGAGTTATTGTTGGCCAAGAAGATATGCTTGATGCGATTATCGTGGCACTTTTGAGTGAAGGGCATATACTGTTAGAAGGGATGCCGGGACTTGCAAAAACCACCACTATTAAAACTTTTGCTCATGTTGTAGGTTTAAAATTTCAGCGTGTCCAGTTTACCCCTGATTTGCTACCAAGTGATATCATTGGAGCCAATATCTACAATCCTGCCGAGAGTAGATTTTATATAAGAAGAGGGCCCATTTTTACAAATCTCTTATTAGCAGATGAGATCAATAGAGCTCCAGCAAAGGTGCAATCAGCTCTTTTAGAGGCGATGCAGGAGCGCCAAGTTACCATTGATAAAGAAAGCTATAGACTCGATGAGCCTTTTGTAGTCATGGCAACGCAAAACCCTATTGAGCAAGAGGGAACATACAATTTACCAGAAGCACAACTCGATAGATTTATGATGAAAATAGTGCTTACATATAATACAAAAGATGAGGAGTTTGAGATACTTAATCGTTCTGAGAAAGGATTTGCTACAGATTTTGCGCAAGTTATTACAAAAGAGGATCTCTTACAGGCGAAAGAGCAGGTGAGTAAAATATTTATAGATGATGCTCTCAAGCGCTATATTCTTGATATCATCTTTGCTACACGCAAGCATCCTGATCTCTTCTATGGTTCAAGCCCAAGAGGAAGTATCGATCTGCTTAAAGCTGCGAAAGCGAAAGCTTACATGCGTGGGAGTGATTTTGTAACCCCAAGAGATATTTTAGAGATGGCCAAGCCAGTACTTAGGCATCGGGTGATACTCAGTTATGAGGCAAAAGCGAGTGGCAAAGATAGTGATAAGATTTTAGATGAGATCCTTACAAAAGTGCCTATGCCATGA
- a CDS encoding BatD family protein, whose protein sequence is MRSVLGSILLVVALFGADVQVSTTTPFYKEPVLLTFTYSDPEPQKIVWVKFSPVKDPAIESHFLKKTVNSGSYTFSYLLFPLKEGEITMHYILKVKKSAVEVIQQDILGTGYEQTNPIEGKVYTIDVAPTIFHVKHVKPVDLYGDFHITLDVDKNKVESYEPLYVSVRLRGVGYVPQLEDPLQIPGVKILKDKPQKSVQFTPKGAEVDYIFRYAVVSDHNFTIPALRLKEFDFARYKDLTTPAYTITVIRPKNLVDKENNPLKIEPTFEKFQAVLLYVAVFLAGVLSGVILYLLWRRKEIEDILLARNHKELLALLVVRYPNCFAKEKEALEREENLQKIKKEIIKGLKQCKSSKH, encoded by the coding sequence ATGAGAAGCGTCCTTGGTAGTATTCTATTAGTTGTAGCGCTCTTTGGTGCAGATGTGCAAGTGAGCACTACTACGCCATTTTATAAAGAGCCGGTACTTCTTACATTTACATATAGCGATCCAGAGCCACAAAAGATTGTTTGGGTAAAGTTTTCTCCCGTTAAAGATCCTGCAATAGAGAGTCACTTTCTCAAAAAAACAGTAAATAGTGGATCGTATACGTTCTCTTATCTCCTTTTCCCTCTCAAAGAGGGCGAAATCACGATGCATTATATATTGAAGGTGAAAAAGTCGGCTGTGGAAGTGATTCAGCAAGATATTTTAGGCACAGGATATGAGCAGACAAATCCAATAGAGGGAAAAGTGTATACCATCGATGTGGCACCTACAATATTCCATGTAAAGCATGTGAAGCCAGTAGATCTCTATGGTGATTTTCATATTACATTGGATGTAGATAAAAACAAGGTGGAGAGTTATGAGCCACTCTATGTGAGTGTGCGGCTGCGAGGTGTTGGATATGTACCACAACTAGAAGATCCTTTGCAAATTCCTGGAGTAAAGATTCTCAAAGATAAACCACAAAAGAGTGTGCAATTTACTCCTAAGGGAGCTGAAGTTGATTATATCTTTCGCTATGCAGTTGTGAGTGATCATAACTTTACGATTCCAGCACTGCGGCTCAAAGAGTTTGATTTTGCTCGCTATAAAGATCTCACAACTCCTGCATATACAATTACAGTAATTCGCCCAAAAAATCTTGTTGATAAAGAGAATAATCCACTAAAAATAGAGCCAACATTTGAAAAGTTTCAAGCGGTTTTACTCTATGTGGCAGTTTTTCTTGCAGGTGTGTTAAGTGGAGTGATTCTTTACTTGCTATGGCGAAGAAAAGAGATAGAGGATATTTTGCTTGCACGCAATCATAAAGAGCTCTTAGCACTTTTGGTGGTACGCTATCCTAACTGTTTTGCAAAGGAGAAAGAGGCGCTTGAGCGTGAAGAGAATCTACAAAAAATCAAAAAAGAGATTATCAAAGGATTGAAACAATGCAAATCATCCAAGCACTAA
- a CDS encoding ethylbenzene dehydrogenase-related protein: MRRVITFTAALSLAAVTAMAGNVVTAVKVKSLKNLQCGAKLVRKHAKFVPVTLYPQTTVKLNDKKALELNKDAKAKVAEVAAFTDGKNVAIIMRWPDKSKDVYKGYESDSYPDGFAVQFAADASNPQKLPYIGMGSDGRPVEIFIRKAYGQGVYEPNGNGDVAHQVNEHNTNYFGKGLKKFKKEVKKLGVLPYQRAFVSEGFRSMTEIKDGSVNYRTDMHYVNKKGGMWGGMVVKPLKDAYAAPSKNELAVAVAAWDGKELQRDGLKRLSSWIAVKLPGAKNKALEAVVTEKAKGDVANGKKEFETNCASCHRDRNFQNAPLYMAPGLENIGGQTTAAYIRESILDPNAVVVPGYNRNAHPNFAWYTVDDKGNRTSTMPPFNYLDKKVVEDIVAYLQTQKAEVAK, encoded by the coding sequence ATGAGAAGAGTAATAACATTTACAGCAGCCCTCAGCTTGGCTGCAGTAACGGCAATGGCTGGAAATGTGGTAACCGCTGTTAAGGTTAAGAGTTTGAAAAATCTCCAATGTGGTGCAAAATTGGTACGTAAACATGCAAAATTTGTGCCTGTAACACTCTATCCACAAACTACTGTCAAACTTAATGATAAAAAGGCACTTGAGCTTAATAAAGATGCAAAAGCAAAAGTGGCTGAAGTAGCTGCATTTACTGATGGAAAAAATGTAGCAATCATTATGCGCTGGCCAGATAAGAGTAAAGATGTTTACAAAGGCTACGAAAGCGACAGCTATCCAGATGGATTTGCTGTACAATTTGCAGCAGATGCAAGCAACCCTCAAAAGCTTCCGTATATAGGTATGGGAAGTGATGGCAGACCTGTTGAGATTTTCATTAGAAAAGCTTATGGACAAGGAGTATATGAGCCAAATGGCAATGGAGATGTTGCACATCAAGTAAATGAGCACAATACCAATTATTTTGGAAAAGGACTCAAAAAATTTAAAAAAGAGGTGAAAAAACTTGGAGTACTTCCATATCAAAGAGCCTTTGTGAGCGAAGGTTTTCGCAGTATGACGGAAATCAAAGATGGAAGTGTTAACTACCGCACTGATATGCATTACGTCAATAAAAAAGGTGGAATGTGGGGTGGAATGGTTGTGAAGCCTCTCAAAGATGCTTATGCAGCACCAAGTAAGAATGAGTTAGCTGTTGCTGTGGCAGCGTGGGACGGAAAAGAGCTGCAAAGAGATGGTCTCAAAAGACTCTCTAGCTGGATTGCCGTCAAACTTCCTGGAGCAAAAAATAAGGCTTTAGAAGCAGTTGTAACAGAAAAAGCCAAAGGTGATGTTGCTAACGGAAAGAAAGAGTTTGAGACTAATTGTGCAAGCTGTCACCGTGACAGAAATTTCCAAAATGCTCCTCTTTACATGGCACCAGGTCTTGAAAATATAGGTGGGCAGACTACTGCTGCATATATTAGAGAATCGATTCTTGATCCAAATGCGGTTGTGGTTCCTGGATATAACAGAAATGCTCATCCAAACTTTGCGTGGTATACAGTGGATGACAAAGGTAACAGAACTTCAACTATGCCACCATTCAACTATCTTGATAAAAAAGTTGTAGAAGATATCGTGGCATATCTGCAGACACAAAAAGCGGAGGTTGCAAAATGA